A single genomic interval of Chloracidobacterium validum harbors:
- the atpD gene encoding F0F1 ATP synthase subunit beta, with protein MSAPAPAPVTGKVVQVIGPVVDVAFSDGFLPPMYQALRVTSEGFDVAQPIDVVVEVQRHLGDGLVRTVAMLPTEGMVRGMKVYDLGTQISVPVGKGTLGRVMNVLGEPVDEMGPVKCEKRYPIHRPAPSFEQQSTEAEMLETGIKVIDLIQPFLKGGKIGLFGGAGVGKTVTIMELINNVAMGHGGYSVFAGVGERTREGNDLWVEMQEGGVIRMDNLEESKIALVYGQMTEPPGARARVALSGLSVAEYFRDEMNQDVLFFVDNVFRFTQAGSEVSALLGRMPSAVGYQPTLATEMGEMQERITSTKTGSITSVQAIYVPADDLTDPAPATTFAHLDAKTVLSRQIAELGIFPAVDPLDSTSRILDPQIVGQEHYEVAEGVKRTLQRYKELQDIIAILGIDELSEDDKLTVARARKIQKFLSQPFHVAEQFTGRKGKYVKVADTIRSFKAILEGKHDDLPEQAFYMCGAIEDAIENAKQMAQ; from the coding sequence ATGAGCGCACCTGCTCCCGCCCCGGTTACGGGCAAAGTTGTTCAAGTTATTGGCCCAGTTGTTGATGTCGCGTTCAGCGATGGCTTCTTGCCGCCAATGTATCAAGCGCTACGGGTCACCAGTGAAGGGTTTGACGTAGCCCAGCCAATTGATGTCGTCGTCGAGGTGCAACGCCATCTCGGCGATGGCCTGGTGCGGACGGTTGCCATGCTGCCCACCGAAGGCATGGTACGGGGCATGAAGGTTTACGACCTTGGCACGCAGATTAGCGTCCCGGTGGGGAAGGGCACACTAGGGCGGGTGATGAACGTCCTAGGCGAACCCGTTGATGAAATGGGTCCGGTCAAGTGTGAAAAACGCTATCCGATTCACCGCCCGGCACCGTCGTTCGAGCAGCAATCCACGGAAGCCGAGATGCTCGAAACTGGTATCAAAGTGATTGATCTGATTCAGCCCTTTCTCAAAGGCGGCAAGATCGGGCTTTTCGGTGGCGCGGGCGTCGGCAAGACCGTGACGATCATGGAACTCATCAACAACGTCGCCATGGGACACGGTGGCTATTCAGTCTTTGCCGGCGTTGGCGAGCGGACACGCGAAGGCAATGACCTATGGGTTGAAATGCAAGAGGGTGGCGTCATCCGCATGGATAACCTCGAAGAATCCAAGATCGCGCTGGTTTATGGACAGATGACCGAACCGCCCGGCGCGCGCGCGCGCGTGGCGCTCTCAGGGCTGTCGGTCGCCGAATACTTCCGCGATGAAATGAATCAAGACGTGTTGTTCTTCGTGGACAATGTCTTCCGCTTCACGCAGGCCGGTTCAGAGGTCTCGGCACTGCTTGGACGCATGCCGTCGGCGGTGGGCTACCAACCGACGCTGGCCACCGAAATGGGCGAGATGCAGGAGCGCATCACGTCCACCAAAACCGGCTCGATTACGTCAGTGCAGGCCATTTACGTTCCAGCCGATGACTTGACCGACCCCGCACCGGCCACGACCTTTGCCCACCTGGACGCCAAAACCGTGCTTTCGCGCCAGATTGCGGAACTGGGGATTTTCCCGGCGGTGGACCCACTCGACTCGACCTCGCGGATTCTCGACCCGCAAATTGTCGGGCAGGAACACTACGAGGTTGCCGAAGGCGTCAAGCGAACACTGCAACGCTACAAAGAGCTTCAAGACATCATTGCCATTTTAGGCATTGATGAGCTTTCCGAAGACGACAAGCTGACGGTGGCGCGCGCGCGCAAAATTCAAAAGTTCCTGTCGCAGCCGTTCCACGTGGCTGAACAGTTCACGGGACGCAAGGGTAAGTACGTCAAGGTGGCAGACACCATTCGGAGCTTCAAGGCGATTTTAGAAGGCAAGCATGACGATTTGCCAGAACAGGCGTTTTATATGTGCGGCGCCATCGAAGACGCCATCGAGAACGCCAAGCAGATGGCCCAGTGA